The Accipiter gentilis chromosome 7, bAccGen1.1, whole genome shotgun sequence genome includes a region encoding these proteins:
- the LOC126040338 gene encoding toll-like receptor 2, with protein sequence MRLLRFPPQLRPAELAASQVPRGDSSAGMPGCPFQPRACSCHWQYLPSHPTAMPEAMRPPPAAGTRGVWCLVLLALAGDAAWQPCRIDADNRTGLCKGQDLVRVPRGLPSGLHSLDLSYNKLQEITAGDFASMTQLRHLDLGYNNISRISPNAFLSNPLLEHLRLFNNSLKHIPALALEPLVNLRWLDMSNNLYRSVALDGIFGRLQQLRELSLGGPLLRDISRGDFAILKDTVLQKFAIKSASSLRRYEAGAFSWLNTTELWCDMALDESAEALPLMLRDLRGKPLNYLRFRNLFEFTYYTGDADPFDGLAELQITKLVFYRGKFNENLLRLALLNVQRSHVRDLALVAIDFARSPWQNSSSMEAPAPQLDRLLLQDISNPDVLRFDWTFTWFSGVAALSIINVNFNYVPCDAWGEMRNVEALDISGNRLEDSYIYNQHCHYEGVMPKLESFVLATNQLLSLAVVAALTWTWPRLTRLDASHNGLGSLQETCQWSPTLRWLALHHNQVTAGTFGCLPTTLEYLDLSYSQLDRLDMDYFTRSPWLQELRLSGNKIKFIPSEWRCPRLEVLAIDGNSFGVINRGSFINMPRLISLAAGNNPYHCTCDLYLFLEETWRRGRPTLTDWPHNWTCYHPEPLLDTAVAAYAPRPLECNVPALVAVAVASTAVAVVACAVLCWKLDAGWYLRATYQLVRAKYGRRRTGATRRCSYHAFISYSCADAGWVRQELLHRLESTTPPYRLCIHERDFTPGRWIIDNIVENIERSAKVIFVLSRSFVDSEWCNYELYFAHQRAVGLGSEDVILVVKEPIDAQGLPRRFYRLRKMLGTKTYLEWPQEPGRRPFFWLQLRSLLGSAGGLGPAASEEETAVDATT encoded by the exons ATGCGGCTGTTGCGGTTCCCGCCCCAGCTAAGACCTGCTGAACTCGCTGCATCCCAGGTGCCACGTGGG GACAGCTCTGCTGGGATGCCTGGATGCCCCTTCCAGCCCCGTGCCTGCTCCTGCCACTGGCAGTACCTCCCCAGCCACCCTACTGCCATGCCGGAGGCCATGCGgccccccccagctgctggcacccgGGGAGTTTGGTGCCTGGTGCTGTTGGCCCTGGCAGGGGATGCGGCGTGGCAGCCGTGCCGCATTGATGCTGACAACCGGACGGGGCTGTGCAAGGGGCAGGACCTGGTGCGGGTGCCCCGTGGCCTCCCCAGTGGCCTCCACAGCCTTGACCTCTCATATAACAAGCTACAGGAGATCACGGCGGGCGACTTCGCCAGCATGACCCAGCTACGGCACTTGGATTTGGGCTACAACAACATCTCCCGCATTTCGCCGAATGCTTTCCTCTCCAACCCCCTCTTGGAGCACCTCCGGCTCTTCAACAACTCTCTCAAACACATCCCGGCACTGGCGTTGGAACCGTTGGTCAACCTCCGTTGGTTGGACATGTCCAACAACCTCTACCGCAGCGTGGCGTTGGATGGCATCTTtggcaggctgcagcagctgcggGAGCTGTCACTGGGTGGGCCACTGCTCCGGGACATCTCCCGGGGGGACTTTGCCATCTTGAAGGACACGGTGCTGCAGAAGTTTGCCATCAAGTCGGCCTCCAGCCTGCGACGGTACGAAGCCGGGGCTTTCTCATGGCTCAACACCACGGAGCTGTGGTGTGACATGGCCTTGGATGAGAGCGCAGAGGCTCTGCCACTGATGTTGCGGGACCTGCGGGGCAAACCCCTCAACTACCTGCGTTTCCGTAACCTCTTTGAGTTCACCTACTACACTGGTGATGCTGATCCCTTTGACGGCTTGGCCGAGTTGCAGATCACCAAGTTGGTCTTCTACCGGGGCAAGTTCAACGAGAACCTCCTCCGCTTGGCCCTGCTCAACGTCCAACGTTCCCATGTCCGTGACTTGGCACTGGTGGCCATTGACTTTGCCCGCTCGCCGTGGCAGAACAGCTCCAGCATGGAGGCGCCCGCCCCACAGCTCGACCGCCTCTTGCTGCAAGACATCAGCAACCCTGATGTCCTGCGTTTCGACTGGACCTTCACTTGGTTCAGTGGTGTGGCCGCCCTCTCCATCATCAATGTTAACTTCAACTATGTCCCCTGCGATGCTTGGGGTGAGATGCGTAATGTGGAGGCCTTGGACATCTCCGGCAACCGCCTGGAAGACAGTTATATCTATAACCAACACTGCCACTATGAGGGTGTCATGCCCAAGCTGGAGAGCTTTGTCTTGGCCACCAACCAGCTCCTGAGCCTGGCTGTGGTGGCTGCCTTGACATGGACCTGGCCCCGCCTCACCCGCCTTGATGCCAGCCACAATGGCTTGGGCAGCCTGCAGGAGACATGTCAGTGGAGTCCTACCTTGCGTTGGCTGGCCCTCCACCACAACCAGGTGACGGCAGGCACCTTTGGGTGCCTGCCCACCACCCTTGAATACCTGGACCTCTCCTACTCACAGCTTGACCGCTTGGACATGGACTACTTCACCCGAAGCccctggctgcaggagctgcggctGAGTGGCAATAAGATCAAGTTCATCCCCTCTGAGTGGAGATGCCCCCGTTTGGAGGTGCTGGCCATCGACGGAAACTCCTTTGGTGTCATCAACCGTGGCTCTTTCATCAATATGCCACGGCTCATTAGCCTGGCAGCTGGCAACAACCCCTACCACTGCACCTGTGACCTCTACCTCTTCCTGGAGGAGACATGGCGACGGGGACGACCTACCTTGACCGACTGGCCCCACAACTGGACCTGCTACCATCCCGAGCCACTGCTGGATACGGCCGTGGCTGCTTACGCCCCACGTCCCTTGGAATGCAATGTGCCGGCGCTGGTGGCCGTGGCGGTGGCCAGCAcggcggtggcagtggtggcGTGTGCTGTGCTCTGCTGGAAACTGGATGCCGGTTGGTACCTGCGAGCCACATACCAGTTGGTACGTGCCAAGTATGGCAGGCGGCGGACAGGTGCCACACGGCGATGCTCCTACCACGCCTTCATCTCCTACAGCTGTGCCGATGCTGGCTGGGTTCGCCAGGAGCTTCTGCACCGGCTGGAGAGCACCACACCACCATACAGGCTCTGTATCCATGAGCGGGACTTCACGCCGGGCCGTTGGATCATCGATAACATCGTGGAGAACATTGAGAGGAGCGCCAAGGTCATCTTCGTCCTCTCCCGCAGCTTTGTCGACAGTGAGTGGTGCAACTATGAGCTCTACTTTGCCCACCAacgtgctgtggggctgggcagtGAGGACGTCATCTTGGTGGTGAAGGAACCCATCGATGCTCAGGGTTTGCCCCGGCGTTTCTACCGGCTCCGGAAGATGTTGGGCACCAAGACCTACCTGGAGTGGCCCCAAGAACCTGGGAGACGACCCTTCTTCTGGCTTCAGCTTCGTAGCCTCTTGGGCAGCGCTGGGGGGCTCGGTCCTGCTGCCAGCGAGGAAGAGACAGCCGTGGATGCCACCACGTAG
- the PEX11B gene encoding peroxisomal membrane protein 11B, producing METWVRFSAQSQAKERLFRAAQYACALAGDTLRRNGASAGVLASVRQLEAHLSLGRKLMRLGSSAEALEAAKRAIHLSDMVLRFCVTLSHLNRAMYFACDNVLWAGKTGLIPSVDQEKWGQRSFRYYLFALIVNLSRDAYEIQILMEREANGKRTKGNENGCQVRAENGLQQLGLRLQIHLQLLLRVLRNNPPLLLDVVKNACDLFIPLDKLGLYKTNPGFVGLCGLTSSILSILTILHPWLKLKP from the exons atgGAGACCTGGGTCCGCTTCAGCGCCCAGAGCCAGGCTAAGGAGCGGCTTTTCAG GGCCGCGCAATACGCCTGTGCCTTGGCGGGGGATACGCTGCGGAGGAACGGGGCGAGCGCCGGGGTCTTGGCCAGCGTTCGGCAGCTGGAGGCTCACCTCAGTCTGGGCCGCAAGC TGATGCGCCTGGGTAGCTCGGCCGAAGCATTGGAGGCGGCAAAACGAGCTATTCACCTGTCAGACATGGTGCTGCGGTTCTGCGTCACCCTCAGCCACCTGAACAGGGCCATGTACTTCGCCTGCGACAATGTTCTCTGGGCGGGGAAGACGGGGCTCATCCCCAGCGTGGACCAGGAGAAGTGGGGCCAGAGGTCCTTCAG gTATTACCTCTTTGCCCTCATCGTGAACCTGAGCCGGGATGCCTACGAGATCCAGATCCTGATGGAGCGTGAGGCAAACGGGAAGCGAACAAAAGGCAACGAGAATGGGTGCCAGGTCCGGGCTGAGAATGGgctccagcagctggggctgaggCTGCAGATCCATCTCCAGCTTCTGCTCCGCGTCCTTAGGAACAACCCTCCTCTGCTACTGGACGTGGTGAAAAATGCCTGCGACCTATTTATCCCCCTGGACAAGCTGGGGCTGTACAAAACCAACCCGGGCTTTGTGGGGCTGTGCGGCCTCACCTCCTCCATCCTCTCCATCCTCACCATCCTTCATCCCTGGCTCAAACTGAAGCCTTAG